From the genome of Pseudomonas migulae:
TCCTCGGCGGCGGTCCAAACCGTATCGGCCAGGGCATCGAGTTCGACTACTGCTGTGTACACGCGGCACTGGCCCTGCGTGAAGACGGGTACGAGACCATCATGGTCAACTGCAACCCGGAAACCGTTTCCACCGACTACGACACCTCCGATCGCCTGTACTTCGAACCAGTGACCCTGGAAGACGTACTGGAAATCGTCCGCGTCGAGAAGCCGAAAGGCGTGATCGTCCAGTACGGCGGCCAAACCCCACTGAAACTGGCTCGCGCACTGGAAGAAGCCGGCGTGCCGATCATCGGCACCAGCCCTGACGCCATCGACCGTGCCGAAGACCGTGAGCGCTTCCAGCAGATGGTTGAGCGCCTGAACCTGCGTCAGCCGCCAAACGCCACCGTGCGCAGCGAAGACGAAGCGATTCGTGCCGCGGCCAAGATCGGTTACCCGCTGGTGGTGCGTCCGTCCTACGTACTGGGCGGTCGTGCGATGGAAATCGTCTACGAAGAAGAAGAGCTCAAGCGCTACCTGCGTGACGCGGTGAAAGTGTCCAATGACAGCCCGGTGCTGCTCGACCACTTCCTCAACTGCGCCATCGAAATGGACGTGGATGCGGTCTGCGACGGCACCGACGTGGTGATCGGCGCGATCATGCAGCACATCGAGCAGGCCGGCGTTCACTCCGGTGACTCCGCGTGCTCCCTGCCGCCGTACTCGCTGCCTGCCCACATCCAGGACGAGATGCGCGAACAGGTCAAGAAAATGGCCCTGGAACTGGGCGTGGTCGGCCTGATGAACGTTCAGTTGGCGCTGCAAGGCGAAGACATCTACGTCATCGAAGTCAACCCGCGCGCTTCCCGTACCGTACCGTTCGTGTCCAAGTGCATCGGTGTTTCCCTGGCGATGATCGCAGCACGCGTGATGGCCGGTAAAACCCTGAAGGAAATCGGCTTCACCAAGGAAATCATTCCGAACTTCTACAGTGTGAAAGAGGCGGTGTTCCCGTTCGCCAAATTCCCTGGCGTGGACCCGATCCTCGGCCCAGAGATGAAGTCCACCGGTGAAGTGATGGGTGTGGGCGACACCTTCGGCGAAGCATTTGCCAAAGCCCAGATGGGCGCCAGCGAAGTGCTGCCAACCGGCGGTACCGCGTTCATCAGCGTGCGTGATGACGACAAGCCGCTGGTTGCAGGCGTGGCCCGTGATCTGATCAACTTGGGCTTCGAAGTGGTTGCCACTGCCGGTACTGCCAAGCTGATCGAAGCCGCAGGCCTGAAAGTGCGTCGTGTGAACAAGGTGACTGAAGGTCGTCCGCACGTGGTCGACATGATCAAGAATGACGAAGTCACCCTGATCATCAACACCACTGAAGGTCGTCAGTCGATCGCCGACTCGTACTCCATTCGTCGTAATGCCTTGCAGCACAAGATCTACTGCACCACCACCATTGCTGCTGGCGAAGCCATCTGCGAAGCGCTGAAGTTCGGTCCCGAGAAGACCGTGCGCCGCTTGCAGGATCTACACGCAGGATTGAAGGCATGATCAAATACCCAATGACCGTCCAGGGCGCGAAAGCCCTGGAAGAAGAACACGCTCACCTGACCAAGGTCGTCCGTCCGAAGCTCAGCCAGGACATCGGCACGGCCCGCGAGTTGGGTGACTTGAAGGAAAACGCCGAATACCACGCTGCTCGCGAGCAGCAAGGTATGGTCGAGGCGCGGATCCGTGACATTGAAGGCCGGATTCAGAACCAGGTCATCATCGACGTCACGACCATTCCTCACACCGGCAAAGTGATCTTCGGCACCACCGTTGAAATCGCCAACGTCGAGACGGACGAGCGCGTGACTTACCACATCGTGGGCGAGGATGAGGCTGACTTCAAACTCGGCAAGATTTCGGTAGGTTCGCCATTGGCTCGTGCCTTGATTGCCAAGGAAGAGGGTGATGTGGTCGCGGTGAAAACGCCTGGTGGCGTTATCGAGTACGAGATTGTCGAAGTTCGCCACATCTGAACGCAGGCGCCCGCTTCGTGCGGGCGCGATGCTTTGGCAACTGACTCAGATGTTGTGGGTCGGCGGCCTGTGGCTGTTACATATCGGTCTGCTGCCGGTGCTGGGCCAAATTGGCCTGGCGCCGCTGCTGATCGATGAAATTGCAGGCATGCTTAACTCGCTGATGGTGGGATTCGCCGCAGCGTGCGTGGTGTTTCAGGCTTTGGTGCTGGTTCAGGCCGAGGGCCTTGCCAGTCTATGGCGCGATATTCGCGGGCAGCTGCTGCTGATGGCGCTGTATGCGTGCGGGATGTATACCGCTGCGCGTGTCGGCTGGCCGGATGCAGTGCGTTGGCAGGTGTTCAGTTATCTGGTTCTGGGCTTTTCCGGGCTGGTGCTGGTGCTGCAACCAGTGCCTGGATGGAGCGGCAGGGTGCGCGAAGCACACCCTTGACCCTTGCCATCATTTGAAGCGATGGACGTTCGACAGCTGCTTGTTGACGCTGAAGTTCTTGCGGTAAATCAGTGCCATCTTGCCGATGACCTGAACCAGATCCGCTTTGCCGACCTTGCAGAGTTCTGCAATGGACGCCAGGCGCGATTCGCGATCGAGGATGTTGAGCTTGATTTTGATCAGCTCGTGATCCGCCAAGGCGCGTTCAAGTTCGGCTAGCACACCTTCAGTCAAACCGTTGTCAGCCACAATCAAAACCGGTTTCAGATGGTGGCCAATGGATTTGTACTGTTTCTTCTGCTCTTGAGTGAGCGGCATAATCTGACCCTTTAGTCTGGATTCTGTAAAATGGCGGCCATTTTACCCGAGGGTTCGTGGATCCGCCCAATTAATCACGACCCTTATCATCGAGGTGCCCAATGGCGCGTTCCAAGACAAGCCTTGGTTGGCTGAAACGACATGTCAATGATCCCTATGTGAAGCAGGCGCAGAAGGATGGTTACCGCTCGCGTGCGAGTTACAAGCTTCTGGAGGTCCAGGAGAAATACAAGCTGATCCGTCCGGGTATGAGCGTTGTCGACCTGGGTGCGGCGCCTGGCGGCTGGTCGCAGGTCACTAGCCGGCTGATCGGTGGTCAGGGGCGTCTGATCGCCTCGGACATCCTGGAAATGGACAGCATTCCGGACGTGACTTTCATCCAGGGTGACTTCACCCAGGACGAAGTGCTCGCTCAGATCCTTGAAGCCGTGGGTAATTCGCAAGTGGACCTTGTGATTTCCGATATGGCCCCCAATATGAGTGGTACGCCTGAGGTGGACATGCCAAAAGCCATGTTTCTATGTGAACTGGCTCTTGATCTGGCGGCTCGGATACTCAAGCCGGGCGGTAATTTCGTGATCAAGGTGTTTCAGGGCGAAGGGTTTGATGCTTACGTGAAGGACGCTCGTCAGAAATTCGACAAGGTCCAGATGATCAAGCCGGACTCCTCCCGTGGCAGTTCCCGCGAGCAATACATGCTGGCTTGGGGCTATCGCGGCCGTAGTGAGTAAAACGAGGTTTTTTTGCGGGTCGATAGGATTTTCGTATTTCGCCCCGTGAGCATTAGCGAATATTGTGTAGAAAGTGTTTCACAAAGGGTTACAGACGGCGCCTGCCAGAGCCGTAGGTAATGTAGTAAGTTAGGCCGGTGAATATCATGCGAAGCGCGCGCCATTAGCGGAGCTTGCTTCAGAGGGTAGTTAATTGAACGATATGGCAAAGAATCTGATCCTGTGGTTGATCATCGCGGCTGTCCTGGTGACAGTGATGAACAACTTCTCCAGCCCTAACGAGCCGCAGACCCTCAACTATTCCGACTTCATCCAGCAGGTCAAGGATGGCAAGGTCGAGCGCGTAGCCGTAGATGGCTATGTGATTACCGGTAAGCGCAACGATGGCGACAGCTTCAAGACCATCCGTCCCGCTATCCAGGACAACGGTCTGATCGGCGATCTCGTGGACAACCACGTGGTAGTCGAAGGCAAGCAGCCTGAACAGCAAAGCATCTGGACTCAACTCCTGGTCGCGAGCTTCCCGATCCTGGTGATCATTGCCGTGTTCATGTTCTTCATGCGGCAGATGCAGGGCGGTGCCGGAGGCAAGGGCGGGCCGATGAGCTTCGGCAAGAGTAAGGCGCGCCTGTTATCCGAAGACCAGGTGAAAACCACCCTGGCTGATGTTGCCGGTTGCGACGAAGCCAAAGAGGAAGTCGGCGAACTGGTCGAGTTCCTTCGTGATCCGGGCAAGTTCCAGCGCCTGGGCGGCCGCATTCCACGCGGCGTACTGATGGTCGGTCCTCCGGGTACCGGTAAAACCTTGCTGGCCAAGGCGATTGCCGGCGAAGCCAAAGTGCCGTTCTTCACCATTTCCGGTTCCGATTTCGTCGAAATGTTCGTCGGCGTCGGTGCGAGCCGTGTTCGTGACATGTTCGAGCAGGCCAAGAAGCACGCGCCATGCATCATCTTCATCGATGAAATCGACGCCGTCGGTCGCCACCGTGGCGCCGGCATGGGCGGTGGTCACGATGAGCGCGAGCAGACTCTCAACCAGTTGCTGGTAGAGATGGACGGCTTCGAAATGAATGACGGCATCATCGTAATTGCAGCAACCAACCGTCCGGACGTACTGGACCCCGCGTTGCTGCGTCCGGGCCGTTTCGACCGTCAGGTCGTGGTCGGTCTGCCGGATATCCGTGGTCGTGAGCAAATTCTCAAGGTCCACATGCGCAAAGTGCCAATGGGTGACGACGTTGCTCCGGCGGTCATTGCTCGTGGTACGCCTGGTTTCTCCGGTGCCGACCTGGCCAACCTGGTGAACGAAGCGTCGTTGTTCGCTGCCCGTACCGGCAAGCGCATCGTCGAAATGAAAGAGTTCGAACTGGCCAAAGACAAGATCATGATGGGCGCCGAGCGCAAATCGATGGTCATGTCCGAGAAAGAGAAGCAGAACACCGCTTATCACGAAGCAGGCCACGCCATCGTGGGCCGCGTCGTGCCAGAGCATGATCCGGTCTACAAGGTGTCGATCATCCCGCGCGGTCGTGCGCTGGGCGTGACCATGTTCCTGCCGGAAGAAGATCGTTACAGCCTGTCCAAGCGTGCATTGATCAGTCAGATCTGCTCGCTGTACGGCGGCCGTATCGCTGAAGAAATGACCCTGGGCTTCGACGGTGTGACCACCGGTGCGTCCAACGACATCATGCGTGCCAGCCAGATTGCACGGAACATGGTGACCAAATGGGGTCTTTCGGAAAAACTCGGTCCGTTGATGTACGCCGAAGAAGAGGGCGAAGTGTTCCTCGGTCGCGGCGGCGGTGGTCAGAGTGCAAGTTTCTCCGGTGAGACAGCCAAGCTGATCGACTCCGAAGTGCGCAGCATCATTGACCAGTGCTACGGCACGGCCAAGCAGATCCTCACGGATAACCGTGACAAGCTCGATGCGATGGCTGATGCCCTGATGAAGTATGAAACGATCGATGCTGATCAGATCGACGACATCATGGCGGGTCGTACGCCTCGCGAACCTCGTGACTGGTCGGGCGGCACCGGTACTTCCGGAACACCTCCGGCAGTGCAGGATCCGCGTCCGGAAACACCGATCGGCGGTCCGGCTGCTGACGTTTAAGGTTTGAAATGACTTCTGTTCTGTCCTCGACCCGGTTGCCTTGCGGCAACCGGGTTCTTGATTTGGCCCAGACGCATGTCATGGGCATTCTCAATGTCACTCCCGACTCCTTCTCCGACGGCGGCCAATACAGCCAGCTCGATGCGGCCTTGCGTCATGCCGAAGCCATGGTGTTGGCTGGCGCGACGCTGATTGATGTCGGCGGTGAGTCGACCCGGCCCGGTGCCAGGGCGGTTTCCTCCCTGGAAGAGCTGGAGCGCGTAGCGCCGATCGTTGAGCGCATCAATCGCGAGCTGGATGTGATTATCTCTGTCGATACCTCGACGCCAGCCGTCATGCGCGAAACCGCACGGCTGGGCGCAGGTTTGATCAATGACGTTCGTGCATTGCGGCGTGAAGGTGCCCTGGACGCTGCGGCGGACACTGGTTTGCCGGTCTGTCTGATGCATATGCTCGGTGAGCCAGGCGACATGCAGGATAATCCGCATTATCAGGACGTCACCAAGGAAGTGAGCGAGTTTCTCGCCGAGCGCATGGCGCAGTGTGCATCAGTCGGAATTCCGGCTGATCGGATCATCCTGGATCCGGGTTTCGGCTTCGCCAAAACCTTGCAGCACAATTTAAGTTTGTTCAAACATATGGAAGCCCTGCATCGCTTTGGTCGGCCCCTGTTGGTTGGGGTTTCGCGCAAGAGCATGATAGGTCAGGCCCTGAATCGCCCGGTCGGAGAGCGACTGCATGGCGGTTTGGCACTCGCGGCACTGGCTTCATTCAAGGGTGCGCGTATATTGCGCGTCCATGATGTGGCCGAAACCGTCGATGTGGTGCGAATGATCGCTGCAGTGGAATCAGCCGAATAAGAATGATGGAGCACTTATGACTAAGAAATACTTTGGCACCGACGGGATTCGTGGTCGGGTCGGCGAATATCCGATTACTCCTGAATTCATGCTCAAGCTCGGTTGGGCCGCGGGCATGGCATTCCGCAAAATGGGCGCCTGCAAGGTGCTGGTGGGCAAGGACACCCGGATCTCCGGGTACATGTTCGAATCGGCGCTTGAGGCAGGACTGACTTCGGCCGGTGCCGACGTGATGCTCCTGGGCCCGATGCCGACCCCGGCCATCGCTTATCTGACGCGGACGTTCCATGCCGAGGCAGGGATCGTGATCAGTGCTTCGCACAATCCTCACGATGACAATGGCATCAAGTTTTTCTCCGGAAAGGGCACCAAGCTGCCGGATGAAGTCGAGCACATGATCGAAGAGTTGCTCGACACCCCGATGACCGTTGTTGAGTCGAGCAAGATCGGCAAAGTGTCGCGTATCAACGATGCGTCGGGCCGTTATATCGAATTCTGCAAGAGCAGCGTGCCGACCGGCACCAGCTTTTCGGGCCTGAAGATCGTGATCGATTGCGCTCACGGCGCGGTCTACAAAGTGGCCCCAAGCGTATTCCGCGAGCTGGGTGCCGACGTCGTTGTGCTGTCCGCGCAACCGAACGGTCTGAACATCAATGAAAACTGCGGTTCGACCCATATGGGCCAACTGCAGGCTGCCGTGCTGGCCGAGCATGCCGATCTGGGCATTGCTTTCGACGGTGACGGCGATCGGGTTCTGATGGTCGATCACACAGGTGCCATTGTCGATGGAGACGAGCTGCTGTTCATCATTGCCCGCGACCTGCATGAGCGTGACCTGTTGAAGGGTGGCGTGGTCGGGACATTGATGAGCAACCTGGGGCTGGAACTGGCTCTGGCGGATCTGTCGATTCCATTTGTGCGTGCGAACGTCGGTGACCGTTATGTGATCGCGGATCTGCTGGAGCGCAACTGGCTGGTGGGTGGCGAGAACTCGGGTCATATCGTTTGCTTCAATCACACCACCACCGGTGATGCGATCATCGCTGCGTTGCAGGTGCTGATGGCGTTGCAGACGCGCTCCGAAGGACTGGGTCAAGCCAGGCAGGCGCTGCGCAAGTGCCCTCAGGTGCTGATCAACGTACGGTTCGGCGGTGGTGCGAGCCCGCTGGACCATCCGTCGGTCAAAGAAGCCAGCGAGCGCGTGACCAAAGCCATGGCGGGTCGTGGGCGCGTGCTGTTGCGCAAGTCCGGGACGGAGCCGTTGGTGCGTGTCATGGTCGAAGGCGAGGACGAAACACAGGTTCGCGCCTACGCCGAAGAGCTGGCAAAACTGGTTACTGAAGTTTCTGCCTGAATTCGGCTTGCCAGCCATGATTGTGTTGGGTAACATCTGCGCCCACTTTGACCGACGAGGTACAGCATGCGTCGCCCTATGGTAGCTGGTAACTGGAAGATGCACGGTACCCGCGCCAGCGTCGCTGAGCTGATCAAAGGCTTGCGTAATTTGGCCTTGCCGAGCGGTGTTGAT
Proteins encoded in this window:
- the greA gene encoding transcription elongation factor GreA; translated protein: MIKYPMTVQGAKALEEEHAHLTKVVRPKLSQDIGTARELGDLKENAEYHAAREQQGMVEARIRDIEGRIQNQVIIDVTTIPHTGKVIFGTTVEIANVETDERVTYHIVGEDEADFKLGKISVGSPLARALIAKEEGDVVAVKTPGGVIEYEIVEVRHI
- a CDS encoding MFS transporter; translated protein: MLWQLTQMLWVGGLWLLHIGLLPVLGQIGLAPLLIDEIAGMLNSLMVGFAAACVVFQALVLVQAEGLASLWRDIRGQLLLMALYACGMYTAARVGWPDAVRWQVFSYLVLGFSGLVLVLQPVPGWSGRVREAHP
- a CDS encoding YhbY family RNA-binding protein, which gives rise to MPLTQEQKKQYKSIGHHLKPVLIVADNGLTEGVLAELERALADHELIKIKLNILDRESRLASIAELCKVGKADLVQVIGKMALIYRKNFSVNKQLSNVHRFK
- the rlmE gene encoding 23S rRNA (uridine(2552)-2'-O)-methyltransferase RlmE, whose translation is MARSKTSLGWLKRHVNDPYVKQAQKDGYRSRASYKLLEVQEKYKLIRPGMSVVDLGAAPGGWSQVTSRLIGGQGRLIASDILEMDSIPDVTFIQGDFTQDEVLAQILEAVGNSQVDLVISDMAPNMSGTPEVDMPKAMFLCELALDLAARILKPGGNFVIKVFQGEGFDAYVKDARQKFDKVQMIKPDSSRGSSREQYMLAWGYRGRSE
- the ftsH gene encoding ATP-dependent zinc metalloprotease FtsH — its product is MAKNLILWLIIAAVLVTVMNNFSSPNEPQTLNYSDFIQQVKDGKVERVAVDGYVITGKRNDGDSFKTIRPAIQDNGLIGDLVDNHVVVEGKQPEQQSIWTQLLVASFPILVIIAVFMFFMRQMQGGAGGKGGPMSFGKSKARLLSEDQVKTTLADVAGCDEAKEEVGELVEFLRDPGKFQRLGGRIPRGVLMVGPPGTGKTLLAKAIAGEAKVPFFTISGSDFVEMFVGVGASRVRDMFEQAKKHAPCIIFIDEIDAVGRHRGAGMGGGHDEREQTLNQLLVEMDGFEMNDGIIVIAATNRPDVLDPALLRPGRFDRQVVVGLPDIRGREQILKVHMRKVPMGDDVAPAVIARGTPGFSGADLANLVNEASLFAARTGKRIVEMKEFELAKDKIMMGAERKSMVMSEKEKQNTAYHEAGHAIVGRVVPEHDPVYKVSIIPRGRALGVTMFLPEEDRYSLSKRALISQICSLYGGRIAEEMTLGFDGVTTGASNDIMRASQIARNMVTKWGLSEKLGPLMYAEEEGEVFLGRGGGGQSASFSGETAKLIDSEVRSIIDQCYGTAKQILTDNRDKLDAMADALMKYETIDADQIDDIMAGRTPREPRDWSGGTGTSGTPPAVQDPRPETPIGGPAADV
- the folP gene encoding dihydropteroate synthase, which translates into the protein MTSVLSSTRLPCGNRVLDLAQTHVMGILNVTPDSFSDGGQYSQLDAALRHAEAMVLAGATLIDVGGESTRPGARAVSSLEELERVAPIVERINRELDVIISVDTSTPAVMRETARLGAGLINDVRALRREGALDAAADTGLPVCLMHMLGEPGDMQDNPHYQDVTKEVSEFLAERMAQCASVGIPADRIILDPGFGFAKTLQHNLSLFKHMEALHRFGRPLLVGVSRKSMIGQALNRPVGERLHGGLALAALASFKGARILRVHDVAETVDVVRMIAAVESAE
- the glmM gene encoding phosphoglucosamine mutase yields the protein MTKKYFGTDGIRGRVGEYPITPEFMLKLGWAAGMAFRKMGACKVLVGKDTRISGYMFESALEAGLTSAGADVMLLGPMPTPAIAYLTRTFHAEAGIVISASHNPHDDNGIKFFSGKGTKLPDEVEHMIEELLDTPMTVVESSKIGKVSRINDASGRYIEFCKSSVPTGTSFSGLKIVIDCAHGAVYKVAPSVFRELGADVVVLSAQPNGLNINENCGSTHMGQLQAAVLAEHADLGIAFDGDGDRVLMVDHTGAIVDGDELLFIIARDLHERDLLKGGVVGTLMSNLGLELALADLSIPFVRANVGDRYVIADLLERNWLVGGENSGHIVCFNHTTTGDAIIAALQVLMALQTRSEGLGQARQALRKCPQVLINVRFGGGASPLDHPSVKEASERVTKAMAGRGRVLLRKSGTEPLVRVMVEGEDETQVRAYAEELAKLVTEVSA